One window of Dechloromonas sp. ZY10 genomic DNA carries:
- a CDS encoding DUF3422 family protein — translation MAQAAEGERQHALAVACLAEASDHPARHDLANEVHARPFLRIAAPARVTHLAVLGDPAAPPAQHLQLATEFCEALGIAPPAPAARHLAYNGDGFTLKWERHTEFSTFTVVGSGQADEPFADWIDEGHRLPAGWRTLVDRKRLVALQIEVLKGEPARNARRERSRWFGDSGQVGSRVLGGGEVWCNWQIGDDGFSRFLVLDLDFRENQVGRLVQRLAEIETYRLMALLSLPVAREMLGQLENLEARLGEVIRGMAADHGSGGDADRLLALTELAGQVEALSAGVSRFSASQAYDQLVLSRIQELREERIEGVPTIGEFMERRLSPAMDTCRSVQARQAALAERLSRAIDLLRTRVDMVQERQITELLSGMHSTASTQLKLQHAVEGLSVVAISYYAISLLSHLLRGAEDLGLHVNTPLLEVTLVPAVLVMAFLMIRGVRKGIASGRC, via the coding sequence ATGGCGCAAGCTGCCGAAGGAGAGCGCCAGCACGCGCTGGCGGTCGCCTGCCTGGCGGAGGCCAGCGATCATCCGGCGCGCCACGATCTGGCCAACGAGGTTCATGCCCGGCCTTTTCTGCGTATCGCCGCGCCGGCACGGGTGACCCACCTGGCGGTGTTGGGGGACCCGGCTGCCCCCCCGGCGCAGCACCTTCAACTGGCGACCGAGTTTTGCGAAGCGCTCGGTATCGCGCCACCGGCCCCGGCTGCCCGTCACCTGGCGTACAACGGCGATGGTTTTACGCTCAAATGGGAACGCCATACGGAGTTTTCGACGTTTACCGTGGTCGGCTCCGGTCAGGCAGACGAACCCTTTGCCGACTGGATAGACGAGGGCCACCGCCTGCCCGCCGGATGGCGAACGCTGGTCGACAGGAAACGCCTGGTCGCCCTGCAGATCGAAGTATTGAAGGGCGAGCCGGCCCGGAATGCCCGGCGCGAGCGCAGCCGCTGGTTTGGCGACAGCGGCCAGGTCGGCAGCCGCGTTCTCGGGGGCGGCGAAGTCTGGTGCAACTGGCAGATCGGCGACGACGGTTTTTCACGCTTTCTGGTCCTCGACCTCGATTTTCGCGAGAACCAGGTGGGCCGGCTGGTGCAACGGCTGGCGGAAATCGAGACCTATCGGCTGATGGCCTTGCTCTCCCTGCCCGTAGCCCGTGAAATGCTCGGCCAGTTGGAGAATCTGGAGGCAAGGCTGGGCGAGGTGATACGCGGCATGGCGGCGGATCACGGCAGTGGCGGCGATGCCGACCGACTGCTGGCGCTCACCGAACTGGCCGGCCAGGTTGAAGCCCTGAGTGCCGGGGTCAGCCGGTTCAGCGCCTCGCAGGCCTACGACCAGCTAGTCCTTTCCCGTATCCAGGAACTGCGCGAGGAACGCATCGAAGGCGTGCCCACCATCGGCGAGTTCATGGAGCGTCGGCTGTCGCCGGCCATGGATACCTGTCGTTCCGTCCAGGCCCGCCAGGCTGCCTTGGCCGAACGCCTGTCGCGGGCCATCGACCTGCTGCGGACGCGGGTCGATATGGTCCAGGAACGCCAGATCACCGAACTGCTCAGCGGCATGCACAGCACTGCTTCCACGCAGCTCAAGCTGCAACACGCCGTCGAGGGGCTCTCCGTCGTCGCCATTTCGTACTACGCGATCTCCCTGCTGTCGCACCTTCTGCGCGGCGCGGAAGACCTTGGGCTGCACGTCAACACGCCTCTGCTGGAGGTGACGCTGGTGCCGGCCGTTCTGGTGATGGCCTTCCTGATGATCCGTGGCGTACGCAAGGGAATCGCCAGCGGACGCTGCTGA